One Nicotiana tabacum cultivar K326 unplaced genomic scaffold, ASM71507v2 Un00209, whole genome shotgun sequence genomic window carries:
- the LOC142179041 gene encoding casein kinase 1-like protein HD16 isoform X2, producing the protein MKMRVQVGGSPVYKVEGNLGKGGFGHVFLGRRLTSGNERSIGQGAVEVALKFEHTNSKGCNHGPPYEWQVYNTLGGSHGVPRVHYKGIKGDYYVMVMDILGPSLWDVWDSSGQAYIHGDVKPENFLLGQPSTPQEKKLFLVDLGLATKWRDNAKGLHVVYDQRPDMFRGTVRYASAHAHLGRTASRRDDLESLAYSLIFLHRGRLPWQGFQGDNKSFLDCKKKMETSPETLCCFCPAPLREFLDIVINMKFDEEPNYSKLISLFGSLLGPDPAIRPINTELAQKIIQVGQKRGRLNLEEEEEQPRKKVHMGVPATQ; encoded by the exons ATGAAGATGAGG GTGCAAGTAGGAGGGTCGCCAGTTTATAAGGTTGAAGGGAATTTAGGTAAAGGTGGTTTTGGTCATGTATTTTTGGGTCGTCGTCTTACTAGTGGAAATGAACGTTCAATTGGTCAAGGGGCTGTGGAG GTTGCACTGAAATTTGAGCATACAAATAGCAAAGGCTGTAACCATGGTCCTCCATACGAGTGGCAAGTTTACAA TACTCTTGGAGGCAGCCATGGGGTGCCTAGGGTGCATTATAAAGGGATAAAAGGAGACTATTATGTAATG GTTATGGACATTCTAGGGCCTAGCTTATGGGATGTgtgggattcctctgggcaggC TTACATTCATGGAGATGTAAAGCCAGAGAACTTTTTGCTTGGTCAGCCATCAACACCGCAGGAGAAGAAGTTGTTCCTTGTTGACTTGGGACTAG CAACAAAGTGGAGAGACAATGCGAAAGGTCTGCATGTGGTATATGATCAGAGACCTGACATGTTTAG GGGGACTGTTCGGTATGCAAGTGCGCATGCGCACTTGGGAAGGACTGCCAGTAGAAGAGATGATCTGGAATCACTTGCATATTCACTCATTTTTCTTCACCGAGGCAGGTTGCCATGGCAAGGATTTCAG GGCGATAACAAATCGTTTTTGGACTGCAAAAAGAAGATGGAAACATCTCCGGAAACGCTTTGCTGCTTCTGTCCAGCGCCTCTGAGAGAGTTTCTCGATATAGTAATAAATATGAAATTTGATGAAGAGCCTAATTATTCGAAGTTAATCTCTTTATTTGGGAGCTTACTTGGACCTGATCCTGCTATAAGACCAATTAACACTGAGTTGGCCCAAAAG ATTATTCAAGTTGGCCAAAAGCGAGGGAGATTAAATCTAGAGGAGGAAGAAGAGCAGCCTAGAAAGAAGGTTCACATGGGAGTTCCTGCAACACAGTGA
- the LOC142179041 gene encoding casein kinase 1-like protein HD16 isoform X1, with protein sequence MGDESGGLSANNNKGTGHEDEGNSSPFPDKVQVGGSPVYKVEGNLGKGGFGHVFLGRRLTSGNERSIGQGAVEVALKFEHTNSKGCNHGPPYEWQVYNTLGGSHGVPRVHYKGIKGDYYVMVMDILGPSLWDVWDSSGQAYIHGDVKPENFLLGQPSTPQEKKLFLVDLGLATKWRDNAKGLHVVYDQRPDMFRGTVRYASAHAHLGRTASRRDDLESLAYSLIFLHRGRLPWQGFQGDNKSFLDCKKKMETSPETLCCFCPAPLREFLDIVINMKFDEEPNYSKLISLFGSLLGPDPAIRPINTELAQKIIQVGQKRGRLNLEEEEEQPRKKVHMGVPATQ encoded by the exons ATGGGGGATGAGAGTGGTGGGTTGAGTGCTAATAATAACAAAGGAACTGGACATGAAGATGAGGGTAACTCCTCCCCTTTCCCTGACAAG GTGCAAGTAGGAGGGTCGCCAGTTTATAAGGTTGAAGGGAATTTAGGTAAAGGTGGTTTTGGTCATGTATTTTTGGGTCGTCGTCTTACTAGTGGAAATGAACGTTCAATTGGTCAAGGGGCTGTGGAG GTTGCACTGAAATTTGAGCATACAAATAGCAAAGGCTGTAACCATGGTCCTCCATACGAGTGGCAAGTTTACAA TACTCTTGGAGGCAGCCATGGGGTGCCTAGGGTGCATTATAAAGGGATAAAAGGAGACTATTATGTAATG GTTATGGACATTCTAGGGCCTAGCTTATGGGATGTgtgggattcctctgggcaggC TTACATTCATGGAGATGTAAAGCCAGAGAACTTTTTGCTTGGTCAGCCATCAACACCGCAGGAGAAGAAGTTGTTCCTTGTTGACTTGGGACTAG CAACAAAGTGGAGAGACAATGCGAAAGGTCTGCATGTGGTATATGATCAGAGACCTGACATGTTTAG GGGGACTGTTCGGTATGCAAGTGCGCATGCGCACTTGGGAAGGACTGCCAGTAGAAGAGATGATCTGGAATCACTTGCATATTCACTCATTTTTCTTCACCGAGGCAGGTTGCCATGGCAAGGATTTCAG GGCGATAACAAATCGTTTTTGGACTGCAAAAAGAAGATGGAAACATCTCCGGAAACGCTTTGCTGCTTCTGTCCAGCGCCTCTGAGAGAGTTTCTCGATATAGTAATAAATATGAAATTTGATGAAGAGCCTAATTATTCGAAGTTAATCTCTTTATTTGGGAGCTTACTTGGACCTGATCCTGCTATAAGACCAATTAACACTGAGTTGGCCCAAAAG ATTATTCAAGTTGGCCAAAAGCGAGGGAGATTAAATCTAGAGGAGGAAGAAGAGCAGCCTAGAAAGAAGGTTCACATGGGAGTTCCTGCAACACAGTGA
- the LOC142179041 gene encoding casein kinase 1-like protein HD16 isoform X3 yields MGDESGGLSANNNKGTGHEDEGNSSPFPDKVQVGGSPVYKVEGNLGKGGFGHVFLGRRLTSGNERSIGQGAVEVALKFEHTNSKGCNHGPPYEWQVYNTLGGSHGVPRVHYKGIKGDYYVMVMDILGPSLWDVWDSSGQAYIHGDVKPENFLLGQPSTPQEKKLFLVDLGLATKWRDNAKGLHVVYDQRPDMFRGTVRYASAHAHLGRTASRRDDLESLAYSLIFLHRGRLPWQGFQFIF; encoded by the exons ATGGGGGATGAGAGTGGTGGGTTGAGTGCTAATAATAACAAAGGAACTGGACATGAAGATGAGGGTAACTCCTCCCCTTTCCCTGACAAG GTGCAAGTAGGAGGGTCGCCAGTTTATAAGGTTGAAGGGAATTTAGGTAAAGGTGGTTTTGGTCATGTATTTTTGGGTCGTCGTCTTACTAGTGGAAATGAACGTTCAATTGGTCAAGGGGCTGTGGAG GTTGCACTGAAATTTGAGCATACAAATAGCAAAGGCTGTAACCATGGTCCTCCATACGAGTGGCAAGTTTACAA TACTCTTGGAGGCAGCCATGGGGTGCCTAGGGTGCATTATAAAGGGATAAAAGGAGACTATTATGTAATG GTTATGGACATTCTAGGGCCTAGCTTATGGGATGTgtgggattcctctgggcaggC TTACATTCATGGAGATGTAAAGCCAGAGAACTTTTTGCTTGGTCAGCCATCAACACCGCAGGAGAAGAAGTTGTTCCTTGTTGACTTGGGACTAG CAACAAAGTGGAGAGACAATGCGAAAGGTCTGCATGTGGTATATGATCAGAGACCTGACATGTTTAG GGGGACTGTTCGGTATGCAAGTGCGCATGCGCACTTGGGAAGGACTGCCAGTAGAAGAGATGATCTGGAATCACTTGCATATTCACTCATTTTTCTTCACCGAGGCAGGTTGCCATGGCAAGGATTTCAG TTTATCTTCTGA